A region from the Vicia villosa cultivar HV-30 ecotype Madison, WI linkage group LG3, Vvil1.0, whole genome shotgun sequence genome encodes:
- the LOC131659340 gene encoding uncharacterized protein LOC131659340 yields the protein MPFSEALEQMPIYAKFMKDIISKKRTTDTDSVILTETCSAILQGMKIPVKKPDRGSVTILCTIGDRSFKRALIDLGASVSLMPLSIYRKLGIEGVQDTRMTLQFADHSVKKPFGIVEDVLVKVDKFVFPVDFVILEMPEDEEIPLILGRPFLETSRCMIDIENGTMTLKVYDEELKINVRNTMKHKEDIGTNHSVEVINQIVADNIQSSFPES from the coding sequence ATGCCATTCTCTGAGGCACTGGAGCAGATGCCTATttatgccaaattcatgaaggacatcatATCCAAGAAGCGCACCACTGACACTGACTCTGTTAtactaactgaaacttgtagtgctattttgcagggtatgaaaATTCCAGTGAAGAAGCCAGATAGAGGCTCGGTTACTATTCTGTGCACCATCGGAGATAGGTCCTTTAAAAGGGCTCTGATTGATTTGGGGGCTAGTGTGAGCCTTATGCCTTTGTCCATCTACAGGAAACTCGGGATCGAAGGAGTTCAAGACAccagaatgacacttcaatttgCCGATCACTCGGTGAAGAAACCATTTGGGATTGTTGAAGATGTTTTGGTTAAAGTTGATAAATTTGTTTTTCCTGttgattttgtaattttggaaatgCCAGAAGACGAGGAGATACCTCTGATTCTGGGTAGACCATTTTTAGAGACAAGTAGATGTATGATAGACATTGAGAATGGTACCATGACTCTTAAGGTTTATGATGAGGAGCTGAAAATTAATGTGAGAAACACTATGAAGCACAAAGAGGATATAGGTACAAATCACTCAGTGGAAGTGATTAATCAGATAGTAGCCGACAACATTCAGAGTAGTTTCCCAGAATCATAG
- the LOC131659341 gene encoding uncharacterized protein LOC131659341: protein MSKDRNQRPLKEFAQPSNEEPSSRIANSITLRSGTAYEGPRNPNLCTLEKPKEDAEPKDQVEEPEKPEKQPKPEVENRTPQPYKPPIPFPQRLKNTKTENQFQKFLKVIEKLQVEIPFTEAITQIPSYVKFLKDILSNKRRLDDPKPLECHSISKNKLAKKDKDPGSFSIPCILGNHMIDKAFLDLGASVSLMPLAVCKRL from the exons ATGTCCAAAGACCGTAACCAAAGACCGCTTAAAGAGTTTGCTCAACCATCTAATGAGGAGCCTAGTTCTA GAATAGCGAATTCTATCACCCTGAGAAGTGGAACCGCTTATGAAGGACCTAGAAATCCCAACCTATGCACATTAGAAAAACCTAAGGAAGATGCTGAACCAAAGGACCAGGTTGAGGAACCAGAGAAACCCGAAAAGCAACCAAAACCAGAGGTAGAGAATCGCACACCACAACCTTACAAGCCACCTATTCCATTTCCACAAAGGTTGAAAAACACCAAAACAGAAAACCAATTCCAAAAGTTCCTTAAGGTAATAGAGAAACTCCAGGTAGAAATCCCTTTTACCGAGGCAATAACCCAGATACCATCGTATGTTAAGTTCTTGAAGGATATTCTGTCTAACAAACGGCGACTCGACGATCCCAAACCTTTAGAATGTCATTCCATATCCAAGAATAAACTTGCCAAGAAAGACAAAGATCCTGGAAGTTTTTCTATCCCTTGCATCCTAGGAAATCATATGATAGACAAAGCATTTTTAGACCTAGGAGCAAGCGTAAGTCTGATGCCTTTGGCTGTCTGTAAAAGATTATAA